A part of Pseudoalteromonas arctica A 37-1-2 genomic DNA contains:
- a CDS encoding flagellar hook-length control protein FliK: MAMNNISFLVSSEKDSLLAFKDNSLANSEENLGEEFLSQLNEAHSSMEPLLKGNKNPNAENSIAIPKHKQKEDNENLSAKADEDTADEVTFVSVEMLDQINSAQAMSTSINKPFEATESTELDNGDSKTAESKGAKIDSSNSLPLNSLPLNEGKNHKSGVAEGIEQPLNPINKKPNDSIGPIVDDAKLVSMDLKDQLAQGKPVDKSSKNIVLPTPVPTPATPQKSESEKSAAIDTLMTKDTSLIKANNVITSLTPEQRSQLNAQIKTLDNADPTNSATTNRTANLKQMLAQFITDNEEAQGSVAKQSFSSEIDTLNTTEKQSLLTQLNAYIKAEHPKGEQLSVLKQTVNELKASIEIGLADTAKSDSKTFVAPVTQSVVNDAQKVSSKISTSENVEPSKVATASIKDENATKSSELMQKDGLKNISAEQVPVRVAQVFTQITTALNTQQPSTLSQYDSLSYDQSLLDTQIIQTQQLQSTSQVKQVSIDSGVMQAINIVKSDAAKLLQDRVSSMLSINNKEAEIRLDPPEMGSMQIRIRSDAEQAHINFVVQNQQAKEALEQSMPRLREMLAQQGLELGESTISYGQSGSETADQSESGTQGNLANNKSVNDENDEQANNTAQSSRQQTSSSIDYYA, translated from the coding sequence ATGGCGATGAATAACATTTCGTTTTTAGTTTCTTCTGAAAAAGATTCTTTGTTAGCCTTTAAAGACAATAGCTTAGCTAATAGCGAAGAAAATTTAGGCGAGGAGTTTTTAAGCCAACTAAACGAAGCCCATAGTTCTATGGAGCCTTTACTAAAAGGCAATAAAAACCCTAATGCCGAAAATTCGATTGCCATTCCTAAGCATAAACAAAAAGAAGACAATGAAAATCTGAGTGCAAAGGCAGATGAAGACACCGCAGACGAAGTTACTTTTGTATCTGTTGAGATGCTTGATCAAATTAATTCAGCACAAGCAATGAGCACTTCGATTAATAAGCCTTTTGAGGCAACTGAAAGTACAGAGTTAGATAATGGCGACTCTAAAACAGCGGAGTCAAAGGGGGCAAAAATTGATAGCTCAAACTCACTACCTTTGAACTCGTTACCATTAAATGAAGGCAAAAATCATAAAAGTGGTGTTGCCGAAGGTATTGAACAGCCATTAAATCCTATAAATAAAAAGCCTAATGACAGTATTGGTCCTATAGTTGATGATGCTAAATTAGTTTCAATGGATTTAAAGGATCAATTAGCTCAAGGCAAACCCGTTGATAAAAGCTCAAAAAATATAGTGTTGCCAACACCAGTGCCTACGCCAGCAACTCCACAGAAATCTGAAAGTGAAAAAAGTGCTGCAATAGATACTTTAATGACTAAGGATACGAGCTTAATTAAAGCTAATAACGTTATTACTAGTTTAACGCCTGAGCAGCGCTCGCAACTTAATGCGCAAATTAAGACATTAGACAATGCCGACCCGACTAATAGTGCGACTACTAATCGCACTGCCAACCTTAAACAAATGCTTGCGCAATTTATTACTGATAATGAAGAAGCACAGGGTAGCGTAGCTAAACAGTCTTTTAGTTCTGAGATTGATACGCTTAATACCACTGAAAAACAAAGCTTGTTAACACAATTAAACGCTTATATTAAAGCTGAGCACCCAAAAGGCGAGCAGCTGTCAGTGCTTAAGCAAACAGTTAATGAGTTAAAGGCTTCAATTGAAATAGGTTTGGCCGATACTGCAAAATCAGACTCAAAAACGTTTGTAGCGCCAGTTACTCAGAGCGTTGTAAATGACGCGCAAAAAGTCAGCTCAAAAATATCGACAAGTGAAAATGTTGAACCAAGTAAGGTTGCTACAGCTTCTATAAAAGATGAAAACGCCACAAAATCATCTGAGCTGATGCAAAAAGATGGGTTGAAAAATATAAGTGCAGAGCAAGTACCGGTACGTGTAGCACAAGTATTTACGCAAATTACAACTGCTTTAAATACTCAGCAACCGAGTACATTAAGCCAATACGATTCATTGAGTTATGATCAGAGCTTACTTGATACCCAAATAATACAAACTCAACAATTACAAAGTACATCGCAAGTAAAGCAGGTAAGTATTGACTCAGGTGTAATGCAAGCAATTAATATTGTTAAAAGTGATGCAGCTAAATTATTGCAAGATCGCGTCAGCTCAATGCTGAGCATTAATAATAAAGAAGCAGAAATTCGTCTAGATCCTCCCGAAATGGGTAGTATGCAAATACGTATTCGCAGCGATGCAGAACAAGCACATATAAACTTTGTAGTACAAAACCAGCAAGCCAAAGAAGCACTTGAACAATCAATGCCACGCTTACGTGAAATGTTAGCGCAACAGGGACTAGAGCTTGGTGAAAGCACTATTTCTTACGGGCAATCAGGTAGTGAAACTGCTGATCAAAGTGAGAGTGGAACTCAAGGTAATTTGGCTAATAATAAGTCAGTTAATGATGAAAACGACGAGCAAGCAAATAACACTGCACAAAGTTCTCGACAACAAACTTCATCATCAATAGATTACTATGCCTAA
- the fliG gene encoding flagellar motor switch protein FliG, with amino-acid sequence MTDQEQKQLPPAFDVDKLDGVDKAAILLLSLSEEDAAQILKHLEPKQVQKVGMAMAGLQDLSQAKISAVHNLFIEQIQSFSTIGFQSEDFIKKALTAALGEDKAASLIDQIVMGSGAKGLDSLKWMDSKQVASIIRNEHPQIQTIVLSYLEPEQSAEIISQFPEKVRLDLTMRIANLEEVQPAALQELNEIMEKQFAGQAGAQAAKMGGLKAAADILNYLDTNVEGQLMDSIREHDEEMSQQIQDLMFVFENLMDVEDRGIQAILREVQQDVLMKAIKGADDALKDKILGNMSKRAAEMLADDLEAMAPVRISEVEAAQKEILSTARRLSDSGEIQLGGGGGEEFL; translated from the coding sequence ATGACTGATCAAGAACAAAAACAACTCCCGCCAGCCTTTGATGTTGATAAGCTAGATGGGGTAGATAAAGCCGCTATATTACTTTTGAGTTTATCAGAGGAAGATGCCGCGCAAATCCTTAAACACTTAGAACCTAAACAGGTGCAAAAAGTGGGTATGGCGATGGCTGGGTTACAGGACTTATCACAAGCTAAGATTAGCGCTGTACACAACTTGTTTATAGAACAAATTCAAAGCTTTAGTACCATTGGTTTTCAGTCAGAAGACTTTATTAAAAAAGCGCTTACAGCAGCCCTTGGTGAAGACAAAGCTGCTAGCCTTATTGACCAAATTGTTATGGGCTCAGGCGCTAAAGGCTTGGATTCATTAAAATGGATGGACTCTAAGCAGGTCGCTAGTATTATTCGCAATGAGCATCCGCAAATTCAAACCATTGTATTATCATATTTAGAGCCAGAACAGTCAGCTGAAATTATTTCTCAGTTTCCTGAAAAAGTACGCTTAGATTTAACCATGCGTATTGCAAACCTTGAAGAGGTTCAGCCAGCAGCACTGCAAGAGCTAAACGAAATAATGGAAAAACAATTTGCCGGCCAAGCAGGTGCGCAAGCTGCTAAAATGGGTGGGTTGAAGGCTGCCGCAGATATTTTAAATTACCTTGATACTAACGTTGAAGGGCAGTTAATGGACTCTATTCGTGAACATGACGAAGAGATGTCTCAGCAAATACAAGATCTTATGTTTGTGTTTGAAAACTTAATGGATGTTGAAGACCGTGGTATTCAAGCAATCCTACGAGAAGTACAACAAGACGTACTAATGAAAGCAATTAAGGGTGCTGATGATGCACTTAAAGATAAAATACTGGGTAATATGTCTAAGCGTGCAGCCGAAATGCTTGCTGATGACTTAGAAGCGATGGCACCGGTACGTATAAGCGAAGTAGAAGCGGCGCAAAAAGAGATTTTATCAACAGCGCGTCGTTTGTCTGACTCAGGTGAAATTCAGCTGGGCGGCGGCGGTGGCGAGGAGTTCCTGTAA
- the fliI gene encoding flagellar protein export ATPase FliI — translation MSTQRASLSERLSQYQQHIKTPAPAVAGILTRVVGLTLEARGLRAPVGSQCKIETMNGFVDAEIVGFNDQTLYLMPNDHISGVLPGARVIPQVNNLGLPVGMSLLGRVVDGLGRPLDGLGKINAEHHLKFAQNTINPLSRRPITKPMDVGVRAINSVITVGQGQRMGLFAGSGVGKSVLLGMMTRGSEADVIVVGLVGERGREVKEFIEEILGVEGRKRSVVVAAPADSSPLMRLKGCESAVTIAEYFRDQGLNVLLLLDSVTRYAMAQREIALAVGEPPATKGYPPSVFAKLPALVERAGNGGEGQGSITAFFTVLSEGDDMQDPIADAARAILDGHIVLSRDLADSGHYPAIDIEKSISRVMPQVVSEPHMQQARVLKQVYSMYQQNKDMITLGAYQKGTDQMLDQAINMMPRVNAFLQQGMRDVISYDDGLQGLAQLLGQA, via the coding sequence ATGTCAACTCAACGTGCATCATTAAGCGAACGCTTATCTCAATATCAACAACATATTAAAACTCCAGCGCCTGCTGTGGCAGGTATTTTAACCCGTGTTGTTGGCCTTACCCTTGAGGCTAGAGGTTTACGTGCGCCCGTTGGTAGCCAATGTAAAATAGAAACTATGAACGGCTTTGTAGACGCCGAAATAGTCGGTTTTAACGATCAAACTTTGTACTTAATGCCTAACGACCACATCTCTGGTGTGTTGCCTGGTGCGCGTGTTATTCCTCAAGTTAATAATTTAGGTTTGCCTGTAGGGATGAGTTTATTAGGCCGCGTGGTGGATGGTTTAGGGCGACCGCTAGATGGCTTGGGTAAAATTAATGCTGAGCATCATTTAAAGTTTGCGCAAAATACTATAAACCCGCTTTCAAGAAGACCAATCACTAAGCCTATGGATGTAGGTGTGCGTGCTATTAACTCGGTTATTACAGTAGGGCAAGGCCAGCGTATGGGCTTGTTTGCAGGCTCTGGTGTGGGTAAGTCAGTACTACTGGGTATGATGACCCGAGGTAGCGAAGCTGATGTCATTGTTGTTGGCTTAGTGGGGGAACGTGGCCGCGAAGTAAAAGAATTTATTGAAGAAATACTCGGTGTAGAAGGGCGTAAACGTTCAGTTGTTGTCGCAGCGCCTGCTGATTCATCACCGCTTATGCGTTTAAAAGGCTGTGAGAGTGCAGTCACTATTGCTGAGTATTTTAGAGATCAGGGTTTAAACGTATTATTGTTACTCGATTCGGTAACGCGTTATGCAATGGCGCAACGTGAAATTGCACTTGCTGTAGGCGAGCCGCCTGCTACAAAGGGATATCCGCCTTCGGTGTTTGCTAAACTACCTGCGCTGGTGGAGCGTGCTGGTAATGGCGGTGAAGGGCAAGGTTCAATTACTGCCTTTTTTACCGTGTTGAGTGAAGGGGATGATATGCAAGACCCTATTGCTGATGCAGCGCGAGCTATTTTAGATGGCCACATTGTACTATCGCGTGATTTAGCTGACAGCGGGCACTATCCCGCTATAGATATAGAAAAATCGATTTCGCGTGTTATGCCTCAAGTTGTTTCTGAGCCACATATGCAACAAGCCCGTGTACTTAAACAAGTGTATTCCATGTATCAGCAAAACAAAGACATGATTACTTTAGGCGCTTATCAAAAAGGGACCGATCAAATGCTCGACCAAGCCATAAATATGATGCCAAGAGTAAATGCATTTTTACAACAAGGTATGCGAGATGTCATTAGTTACGATGATGGTCTGCAAGGTCTTGCTCAGTTACTAGGACAAGCATAA
- the fliF gene encoding flagellar basal-body MS-ring/collar protein FliF gives MAQSNQSTDLALAGGGIDQSGGDDQQEQKSGYLSALNGVDVLRQVTLVIALAICLAIAIFIIIWARQPDMRPLGKMQTEELIQTLDFLDAQQIEYQLDGNVVSVDESEYQNIKLLMTREGLEQGPASGSDIIMQDMGFGVSQRLERERLKHGREQQLARTIEELNNITRAKVLLAIPKENVFARREKKPSATVVLTLKRGRSLDREEVDSVVDMIASAVQGLEPMRVTVTDQNGRLLNSGSQSSLAARSRKEYDLERKREQEYLEKIDSILIPVVGLANYTAQVDLSMDFSSIEETQKRYNPDLPAVRSETTFEENNIGGLAVGIPGALTNQPPLNSNIPEVAGQGGAGTATSPTRSHKEATRNYELDTTISHKRQQSGVIRRISVSVAVDYIAKVGENGETTMTPRSVEALSNIRRLLQGGVGFDMQRGDALEVVTVPFVREETNLAIEVPLWEQDWFMKIARLVLGALVIIVLIMAVVKPMLKRLIYPDDTLEEYDEDALSSGVDIGDNTLDMLNKDFDSASVGFSSDGTLQLPDLHGDEDLLKAIRALVANEPELSSQVVKAWLTEDD, from the coding sequence GTGGCGCAATCTAACCAATCTACAGACCTAGCACTTGCTGGTGGCGGTATTGACCAAAGTGGTGGTGATGATCAACAAGAACAAAAGTCAGGCTACTTAAGTGCTTTAAATGGTGTTGATGTATTGCGCCAAGTAACATTGGTTATAGCATTGGCTATTTGTTTAGCTATCGCGATTTTCATTATTATTTGGGCTCGTCAGCCAGATATGCGCCCGTTAGGCAAAATGCAAACTGAAGAGCTTATTCAAACGCTCGACTTTTTAGATGCGCAACAAATTGAATATCAACTAGATGGCAACGTTGTATCGGTTGATGAAAGCGAATACCAAAATATTAAATTGTTAATGACCCGCGAAGGGTTAGAGCAAGGGCCAGCGTCGGGCTCTGACATAATTATGCAAGATATGGGCTTTGGTGTAAGCCAACGCTTAGAGCGTGAACGCCTAAAACATGGCCGTGAACAGCAATTAGCACGGACCATTGAAGAGCTTAATAATATTACTCGCGCTAAAGTATTGTTAGCTATTCCTAAAGAAAACGTATTTGCCCGCAGAGAGAAAAAACCATCAGCTACCGTTGTATTAACACTCAAACGTGGACGCTCACTCGACCGTGAAGAAGTAGATTCTGTTGTTGATATGATTGCTTCGGCAGTACAGGGTTTAGAGCCTATGCGAGTTACTGTTACCGATCAAAATGGTCGATTACTAAATTCAGGTTCGCAAAGCTCATTAGCAGCACGCTCTCGTAAAGAATACGATTTAGAACGTAAGCGCGAACAAGAGTACCTTGAAAAAATAGACAGTATTTTAATACCGGTTGTTGGGCTTGCAAACTATACAGCTCAAGTTGATTTGAGTATGGACTTTAGCTCGATTGAGGAAACTCAAAAGCGTTATAACCCAGACCTACCAGCGGTTAGAAGCGAAACCACATTTGAAGAAAATAACATTGGCGGCCTAGCTGTTGGTATTCCAGGTGCGCTTACAAATCAGCCACCGTTAAACTCGAACATTCCTGAGGTTGCGGGGCAAGGTGGTGCAGGCACAGCTACATCACCAACACGCAGCCACAAAGAAGCCACACGTAATTATGAACTCGACACTACAATTTCTCATAAGCGCCAGCAAAGTGGTGTAATACGTAGAATAAGCGTATCAGTTGCTGTTGACTACATTGCTAAAGTGGGAGAAAACGGCGAAACAACCATGACTCCACGTTCGGTAGAGGCATTGTCAAATATTCGTCGCTTACTGCAAGGTGGTGTAGGTTTTGATATGCAACGTGGTGATGCACTTGAAGTCGTAACAGTGCCGTTTGTACGTGAAGAAACAAATTTAGCAATAGAAGTGCCACTGTGGGAACAAGACTGGTTTATGAAAATAGCCCGCCTTGTATTGGGGGCCTTAGTTATCATTGTATTGATAATGGCAGTAGTAAAACCAATGCTTAAACGCTTAATTTACCCAGACGATACACTAGAAGAATACGACGAAGATGCATTAAGTTCAGGCGTAGATATTGGCGACAACACGCTTGATATGCTAAATAAAGACTTTGATTCTGCTTCGGTTGGTTTCTCAAGTGATGGTACACTGCAGTTACCGGATTTACATGGTGACGAAGATTTACTTAAAGCAATTCGTGCCCTTGTAGCTAACGAACCAGAACTATCATCACAAGTAGTCAAAGCGTGGTTAACAGAAGATGACTGA
- a CDS encoding sensor histidine kinase, which yields MALASVLKPQFFSANQYNPCLLQEEYIGELSDLRKQASWLSHLVDTMPAGVVVLDGKGLIAKANQIAIDMLGEPLEGERWFNVIQRSFRPHQDDGHEVSLKDGRLIKLDITALAPEPGQLILMTDLTETRRLQKRVAHMQRLSALGKMVASLAHQVRTPLSAAMLYAANLGSKRLPEASRDNFQTKLMSRLKDLETQVNDMLLFAKSGDQQVVEQVSMQQLLTEVKAGADAMVALNESELDVSLPEPDIQIVGNKTALASAIQNLVHNSIQVIGGGAKVKISAQRDLKDLDMVRISVSDNGPGVDLSQSDKIFEPFFTTKSQGTGLGLAVVSSVASAHQGRVDVTNNTQGGACFSLLLPIKATSKLEGSL from the coding sequence ATGGCCCTTGCTAGCGTGCTAAAACCACAGTTTTTTTCTGCAAATCAGTATAACCCATGTTTACTTCAAGAGGAGTACATTGGTGAATTAAGCGATCTGCGCAAGCAAGCAAGTTGGCTTTCGCACTTGGTTGATACCATGCCAGCAGGTGTGGTTGTACTTGATGGCAAAGGGTTGATTGCAAAAGCGAATCAAATAGCGATTGATATGCTTGGCGAGCCACTTGAGGGCGAACGCTGGTTTAATGTTATTCAGCGCTCTTTTAGGCCACATCAAGATGATGGTCACGAAGTGTCTTTAAAAGACGGGCGCCTAATAAAGCTTGATATTACCGCTTTAGCACCAGAGCCTGGGCAACTTATTTTAATGACGGACTTAACCGAAACTCGCCGCTTACAAAAACGTGTTGCACATATGCAGCGATTAAGCGCGCTGGGTAAAATGGTTGCGTCACTGGCGCATCAAGTCCGTACACCGCTCTCAGCCGCTATGCTATACGCTGCTAATTTAGGGTCTAAGCGCTTACCCGAAGCATCTCGCGATAACTTTCAAACAAAGTTAATGTCGCGTTTAAAAGATTTAGAAACTCAAGTAAACGACATGCTGTTATTTGCCAAAAGTGGCGATCAGCAAGTTGTTGAGCAAGTTTCAATGCAGCAGCTTTTAACAGAAGTTAAAGCAGGTGCTGATGCGATGGTCGCACTTAATGAAAGTGAGCTGGATGTAAGCTTACCAGAGCCAGATATACAAATAGTCGGTAATAAAACGGCATTGGCCAGTGCTATTCAAAATCTTGTGCACAATAGTATTCAAGTTATTGGCGGCGGTGCAAAAGTAAAAATTAGCGCACAAAGAGATTTAAAAGATTTAGATATGGTTCGTATTAGCGTGAGCGACAATGGCCCAGGTGTTGATTTAAGCCAAAGCGATAAAATTTTTGAACCATTTTTTACTACAAAAAGTCAGGGCACAGGTTTAGGGCTTGCGGTAGTAAGTTCGGTGGCTAGTGCGCACCAAGGCCGTGTTGATGTGACTAATAATACGCAGGGTGGTGCCTGCTTTAGCTTGTTACTGCCTATTAAGGCAACATCTAAACTAGAGGGTTCATTATGA
- the fliJ gene encoding flagellar export protein FliJ: MAKNKLDLLLKIENDKEESLRMSYLQANQNLQSNQQKLQGLNNFRLEYSQQLHLKGKSGLSSAGFGQYHAFIAKIEEAIRQQASTVNTAKQVVTQRKTLWLKQQIKAKAVAKLIENQKLKANALMAKNEQKMLDEFSANQFFQRRKAL; encoded by the coding sequence ATGGCTAAAAACAAACTCGATTTATTGCTCAAAATTGAAAATGATAAAGAAGAAAGTTTGCGCATGAGTTACTTACAAGCTAATCAAAACTTGCAATCGAATCAACAAAAGCTACAAGGTTTAAACAATTTTAGACTGGAATACTCTCAGCAGTTACACCTAAAAGGTAAGTCGGGTTTATCTAGTGCAGGGTTTGGTCAGTACCATGCTTTTATAGCTAAAATTGAAGAGGCAATTCGCCAACAAGCAAGTACCGTAAATACCGCTAAGCAAGTTGTTACTCAACGTAAAACTCTATGGCTTAAGCAGCAAATTAAAGCTAAAGCAGTTGCCAAATTAATCGAAAATCAAAAACTCAAAGCAAATGCGTTAATGGCAAAAAATGAGCAAAAAATGTTAGATGAATTTTCGGCTAATCAGTTTTTTCAACGTCGTAAAGCTTTGTAA
- the fliE gene encoding flagellar hook-basal body complex protein FliE, whose protein sequence is MKIQNSAVFQEMQSMALEAGRNNQLNKLPTQVQPTSTSQFGDMLSDALNTVHGLQQDAGQKVKAVEMGDRSVSLAEAMIASQKSSVAFEATVQVRNKLVEAYKEIMNMPV, encoded by the coding sequence ATGAAAATTCAAAACAGTGCTGTATTTCAAGAAATGCAATCGATGGCTTTAGAGGCCGGCCGTAATAATCAACTTAATAAATTGCCGACTCAAGTTCAGCCTACTTCTACTTCCCAGTTTGGCGACATGCTAAGTGATGCACTAAATACAGTGCACGGTTTACAACAAGATGCGGGTCAAAAAGTAAAAGCGGTTGAGATGGGTGATCGAAGTGTATCCCTTGCTGAGGCGATGATTGCTTCTCAAAAATCGTCAGTTGCTTTTGAGGCTACAGTACAGGTTCGTAATAAACTTGTTGAAGCTTATAAAGAAATCATGAACATGCCTGTTTAA
- a CDS encoding sigma-54-dependent transcriptional regulator gives MSNTILVVEDDAGLREALIDTLEMSGIECVAASSAEQAMLLLKKDQFSLVVSDVQMGAMSGLDLLRSIKLNHPDLPVLMMTAYATIDDAVEAMRLGAIDYMAKPFAPEVLLNMVSRYLPEKAKETDGPIVADPTSIQLLELASKVARSDASVMVLGPSGSGKEVLARYIHDKSSRCNEPFVAINCAAIPENMLEATLFGYEKGAFTGAIQACPGKFEQAQGGTILLDEITEMDLGLQAKLLRVLQEREVERLGGRKTIQLDVRILATSNRDLKEAVSENQFREDLYYRLNVFPLMWRPLCQRPGDIIVLAKHLIERHISKSKEPMAYLDKAAEQKLLAHAWPGNVRELDNVIQRALILRSGDTINEHAIFIENLAANNFVMEPSLAPAQTVSSTELAHADKGVDKSTLSSAYYDEKSHAEVEPKQGLLAADTGSYKDELKDKEHRIILETLARCQGKRKDVAETLGISPRTLRYKLAQMRDLGISLPA, from the coding sequence ATGAGTAACACTATTTTAGTTGTCGAAGATGACGCAGGGCTTCGTGAAGCCTTAATAGATACCCTTGAAATGTCGGGTATTGAATGTGTTGCAGCGAGCAGTGCTGAGCAAGCAATGTTACTGCTTAAAAAAGATCAATTTTCGCTTGTTGTAAGCGACGTGCAAATGGGCGCAATGAGTGGACTGGATTTACTACGCAGTATTAAATTAAACCACCCTGATTTACCTGTATTGATGATGACGGCGTATGCCACAATTGACGATGCGGTAGAAGCCATGCGCCTAGGTGCAATTGACTACATGGCTAAACCATTTGCACCTGAAGTGCTGTTAAATATGGTGAGTCGTTATTTGCCTGAAAAAGCAAAAGAAACCGACGGCCCCATTGTTGCTGACCCAACTAGTATTCAATTATTGGAGCTTGCGAGTAAAGTAGCACGCTCTGATGCAAGTGTGATGGTACTTGGCCCAAGTGGTTCAGGTAAGGAAGTACTTGCTCGTTATATTCATGATAAGTCGAGCCGATGTAATGAGCCATTTGTGGCGATTAACTGCGCGGCTATTCCTGAAAATATGCTCGAAGCCACTTTATTTGGTTACGAAAAAGGAGCTTTTACGGGGGCGATTCAAGCATGTCCGGGTAAGTTTGAGCAAGCACAAGGCGGGACTATTTTACTTGATGAAATTACTGAGATGGACTTAGGGCTACAAGCTAAACTTTTACGCGTACTGCAAGAGCGTGAAGTAGAGCGTTTAGGGGGTCGTAAAACAATCCAGCTCGATGTACGTATTTTGGCAACCAGTAATCGTGATTTAAAAGAAGCCGTGTCTGAAAATCAGTTTAGAGAAGATTTATATTACAGGCTTAATGTTTTTCCACTAATGTGGCGTCCATTGTGCCAACGCCCTGGCGATATTATTGTATTGGCTAAGCATTTAATTGAGCGCCATATAAGTAAAAGCAAAGAGCCTATGGCGTATTTAGATAAAGCTGCCGAGCAAAAGTTACTGGCTCACGCGTGGCCTGGTAATGTGCGCGAGCTTGATAACGTTATACAGCGTGCACTTATACTGCGAAGTGGCGATACAATAAACGAGCATGCCATTTTTATTGAAAACTTAGCAGCTAATAACTTTGTTATGGAGCCATCATTGGCGCCGGCGCAAACAGTATCGTCAACAGAATTAGCTCACGCAGATAAAGGCGTTGATAAAAGCACGCTAAGCTCTGCATATTATGATGAAAAATCACATGCCGAGGTTGAACCTAAGCAGGGCTTGCTAGCGGCAGACACCGGTAGCTATAAAGATGAGCTTAAAGACAAAGAGCATCGCATTATTTTAGAAACCCTTGCACGTTGCCAAGGTAAGCGTAAAGACGTTGCCGAAACATTGGGTATAAGCCCGCGCACTTTACGTTATAAACTTGCGCAAATGCGCGATTTAGGCATTTCACTCCCTGCATAA
- the fliL gene encoding flagellar basal body-associated protein FliL — protein MAEETSLEIEETGKSKKKLIIIIVAVLLIVGSAAGYFFMSGSDAPVETLNEEAGISVDLSTGFGDSAEIGSALYVSMPRPFVFNVPGSSRDRIVQIKVQLLVRGEVNEETAKKHIPLIEGTLLSVFSTTTADELSTSSGKETLRFSALEKVQKALMDVEGSKVIERVLFTGFVMQ, from the coding sequence ATGGCTGAAGAAACAAGTTTAGAAATTGAAGAAACCGGTAAAAGTAAAAAGAAACTAATAATAATTATAGTCGCTGTACTACTTATTGTAGGCAGTGCAGCGGGTTACTTTTTTATGTCGGGTTCGGATGCGCCAGTTGAAACCTTAAATGAAGAAGCGGGAATCTCTGTAGATCTGTCAACTGGATTTGGTGATTCAGCTGAAATAGGCAGTGCTTTATATGTTTCTATGCCACGCCCATTTGTATTTAACGTACCTGGCTCAAGCCGCGACAGAATTGTGCAAATTAAAGTACAGTTACTGGTACGTGGCGAAGTCAATGAAGAAACAGCTAAAAAACATATTCCGCTTATAGAAGGGACGCTACTAAGCGTGTTTTCTACTACAACTGCTGATGAGTTAAGTACGAGCTCTGGTAAAGAAACACTTCGTTTTTCTGCACTTGAAAAGGTACAAAAAGCCTTAATGGATGTTGAAGGCAGTAAAGTAATTGAGCGGGTATTGTTTACCGGCTTTGTAATGCAATAA
- the fliH gene encoding flagellar assembly protein FliH translates to MSKLKGRTLRADEADELLKNWAIPDVAPDESSFGNRSTAYGTPLSELYKKELAEEMPIDEPQEPELPALTMVELERIRQDAYEEGLKQGHEQGYIDGFEKGVGEGKEAGYKEGLEQGKKQGLEDVKPLIEEQLTSLKTILEGLTTPLDKVDEQAEKQLVQLASMLAEAVIYQEVKTSPDVILHTLKQSIDSLNAEQEKVRIHLNPEDLELIKESYGEQTIIDNNWQLMAEPTLERGGCEVKTAQSSLDMTLKTRVKETLDSFLHNSGI, encoded by the coding sequence ATGAGCAAACTCAAAGGACGCACACTTCGGGCTGATGAAGCAGATGAATTATTAAAAAATTGGGCTATTCCAGATGTAGCACCAGATGAAAGCAGCTTTGGTAATCGCTCTACAGCTTACGGCACACCGCTTAGTGAGTTGTACAAAAAAGAATTAGCCGAAGAAATGCCTATTGATGAGCCACAAGAACCAGAACTCCCTGCGCTTACCATGGTTGAGCTTGAACGCATTAGACAAGACGCGTACGAAGAGGGCCTTAAACAAGGTCATGAGCAAGGCTACATAGATGGCTTTGAAAAAGGCGTTGGTGAAGGTAAAGAAGCTGGCTACAAAGAAGGGCTAGAGCAAGGTAAAAAACAAGGCCTTGAAGATGTAAAACCTTTAATTGAAGAGCAGTTAACAAGTTTAAAAACCATTTTAGAGGGGCTAACTACACCGCTAGATAAAGTAGACGAACAAGCCGAGAAGCAATTAGTACAACTTGCTAGCATGTTAGCGGAAGCTGTTATTTATCAAGAAGTAAAAACATCGCCTGATGTGATTTTACATACGTTAAAGCAAAGTATTGATTCACTTAATGCGGAGCAAGAAAAAGTACGAATCCATTTAAACCCCGAAGACTTAGAACTCATAAAAGAGAGCTACGGCGAACAAACCATTATTGATAATAACTGGCAGTTAATGGCAGAGCCCACTCTTGAGCGCGGTGGCTGTGAAGTTAAAACAGCGCAATCATCACTCGATATGACCCTTAAAACACGTGTCAAAGAAACGTTGGATAGTTTTTTGCATAATAGTGGTATCTAA